One region of Faecalibacter bovis genomic DNA includes:
- a CDS encoding BaiN/RdsA family NAD(P)/FAD-dependent oxidoreductase — MGKIAIIGGGAAGYFLAANLGKELGKETVIFEQAQMPLQKVRISGGGRCNVTHACFDPLDLVEFYPRGKKELLSVFYQFQPGDTMAWFDERNVELKIEDDNRIFPVSNSSMSIIECLLKETEKNKVKVNFSDGVKSITKVENGFELETSSGIHHFENIVVTTGSTPKFWKIIKNLGHKIISPVPSLFTFNCKDKRIEGLMGISFDQVDVKIKSEKLESEGPLLITHWGFSGPGILRLSAWGALALNERGYKFDVEINFIQQSKEFVIDLLNAKKSQDAKKSIYKYNPFDFPKRFWVSILQYCKINENLVFADLSKKQIEQIAKELTAAEYSINGKSTFKDEFVTAGGVDLKEVNFQTMESKLVPNLFFAGEVLNIDAITGGFNFQACWSEAFIISNKLKNIH, encoded by the coding sequence GTGGGAAAAATAGCGATAATAGGAGGTGGTGCAGCAGGATATTTTCTTGCTGCTAACTTAGGAAAAGAGCTTGGAAAGGAGACTGTAATTTTTGAACAAGCGCAAATGCCTTTACAAAAAGTTCGTATTTCTGGAGGTGGAAGATGTAATGTAACGCATGCTTGTTTTGATCCTTTGGATTTAGTAGAATTTTATCCTAGAGGGAAAAAAGAGTTATTAAGTGTGTTTTATCAATTTCAACCAGGCGATACAATGGCTTGGTTTGATGAGCGTAATGTCGAGTTGAAAATAGAGGACGATAATCGTATTTTTCCTGTATCTAATAGTTCAATGTCAATTATTGAATGTCTTCTAAAAGAAACTGAAAAGAATAAAGTTAAAGTCAATTTTTCCGATGGTGTAAAATCAATTACAAAAGTTGAGAATGGATTTGAACTTGAAACATCTTCTGGAATCCATCACTTTGAAAATATTGTTGTCACAACAGGTAGTACACCTAAATTCTGGAAAATCATCAAAAATTTAGGACATAAAATAATCTCTCCAGTTCCATCTTTATTTACATTTAATTGTAAGGATAAGCGTATAGAAGGCTTGATGGGGATTTCTTTCGACCAAGTTGATGTTAAAATAAAATCAGAAAAATTAGAATCAGAAGGGCCATTGCTTATCACCCATTGGGGATTTAGTGGACCTGGAATTTTGCGTTTATCTGCTTGGGGTGCTTTAGCTTTAAATGAAAGAGGTTACAAGTTCGATGTTGAAATAAATTTTATTCAACAATCAAAAGAATTTGTAATTGATTTATTAAATGCGAAAAAATCTCAAGACGCAAAAAAATCTATTTATAAATATAATCCATTTGACTTTCCAAAAAGATTTTGGGTAAGTATACTTCAATATTGTAAGATTAATGAAAATTTAGTTTTCGCAGATCTTTCAAAAAAACAAATTGAACAAATAGCTAAAGAATTAACTGCTGCAGAATACTCGATTAATGGTAAAAGTACTTTTAAAGATGAGTTTGTAACTGCAGGTGGTGTTGATTTGAAGGAGGTAAATTTTCAGACAATGGAATCTAAACTTGTTCCGAACTTATTTTTTGCGGGAGAAGTTTTAAATATAGACGCCATTACAGGAGGTTTTAACTTTCAAGCTTGTTGGTCCGAAGCGTTTATTATATCAAATAAATTAAAAAATATTCATTAA
- a CDS encoding GNAT family N-acyltransferase, which produces MSLVTTNDIYNATSLSRFGIVGKPVAWFLKKATRLDKLNNIYNRGKHLETAEFLSYLIDDLNVDYEIHVEDLKRIPKSGPFILISNHPLGALDGIILMHMMSKIRPDFRIMGNFLLHKIVPLQQMVIPVNPFESRREVYSSLNGMREVLRTLQDNGCIGIFPAGEVSYRNENGHIIDREWQDSAIKLIKKAKVPVIPMFFRAKNSEIFYQIAKMHPDLQTAMLPGEMVKKRTRPIQIRVGKPILLKQQNEFSDVNEFKAFLRKKTYMLSSYYNKKKSFTEVLKNPSQLHLPKISSKSKVKDVVPETDTQFLIDDLNKLKKDVSSLLFTSNNYECYFSTADKIPNVMREIGRLREITFREIGEGTNLEIDLDKYDNHYHHLFLWDKEANKIVGAYRMALGAEVYQKYGVKGFYINELFNFDPEIHPLFSKCIEMGRAFVSSEYQQKPMPLFLLWRGIIHVTLRNSEQQFIIGGVSISDQFSDFSKSLMIEFMKSHYYDSTVAQYVRPKKEYKVKLSEEDKQFIFDETEADLNKFDKLIDELEPNMLRLPVLIKKYVKQNAKVIAFNVDPNFNDAIDGLMYIRVSDIPDSTVKPVLEDIQAELDRKIQSGKFDENQ; this is translated from the coding sequence ATGAGTTTAGTTACTACAAATGATATTTATAATGCTACAAGTTTATCTCGATTCGGTATCGTGGGTAAACCTGTTGCATGGTTTTTAAAAAAAGCTACAAGATTAGATAAGCTTAATAATATATACAACCGCGGAAAGCATTTAGAAACGGCTGAGTTTTTATCTTATTTAATTGACGATCTTAATGTGGATTATGAAATCCATGTTGAAGATTTGAAAAGAATTCCAAAGTCTGGACCATTTATTTTAATTTCAAATCATCCATTGGGTGCATTAGATGGAATTATTTTGATGCATATGATGAGTAAAATTCGTCCGGATTTTAGAATCATGGGTAACTTTTTATTGCACAAGATTGTTCCATTACAACAAATGGTTATTCCTGTAAATCCATTCGAATCTCGTCGCGAAGTTTATTCAAGTCTTAATGGGATGCGCGAGGTTTTAAGAACTTTACAAGATAATGGATGTATTGGTATTTTTCCGGCAGGAGAAGTATCGTACCGAAATGAGAACGGGCATATTATAGATAGAGAATGGCAAGATTCAGCTATAAAATTAATCAAGAAAGCTAAAGTTCCTGTAATTCCGATGTTCTTTAGAGCTAAGAATAGCGAAATATTTTACCAAATAGCTAAAATGCATCCAGATTTGCAAACCGCAATGTTGCCTGGTGAAATGGTGAAAAAAAGAACTCGTCCAATTCAGATTCGTGTTGGTAAACCTATTTTGTTAAAACAACAAAACGAATTTTCTGATGTTAATGAATTCAAAGCATTTTTAAGAAAGAAAACTTATATGCTTTCTTCTTATTATAACAAAAAGAAATCGTTTACAGAAGTTTTAAAAAATCCTTCACAATTACATTTGCCTAAAATTTCCTCAAAATCAAAAGTTAAAGATGTTGTACCTGAGACAGATACTCAATTTTTGATAGATGATTTAAATAAGTTAAAGAAAGACGTATCTTCTCTACTTTTCACAAGTAATAATTACGAATGTTATTTTTCTACAGCAGACAAAATTCCAAACGTAATGCGTGAAATTGGGAGATTAAGAGAAATAACTTTCAGAGAAATTGGTGAAGGAACAAACCTTGAGATTGATTTAGATAAATACGATAATCATTATCATCATTTATTTCTTTGGGATAAAGAAGCTAATAAAATTGTAGGTGCTTACCGCATGGCTTTGGGAGCTGAAGTTTATCAAAAATATGGAGTTAAAGGGTTTTATATTAATGAGTTATTTAACTTCGATCCAGAAATTCATCCACTTTTTAGTAAATGTATAGAGATGGGACGTGCTTTTGTTTCTTCAGAATATCAACAAAAGCCAATGCCGCTATTCTTGTTATGGAGAGGAATTATACATGTAACACTTAGAAATTCAGAGCAACAATTTATAATTGGTGGAGTAAGTATTAGTGATCAATTTTCAGATTTCTCAAAATCTTTAATGATTGAGTTTATGAAATCTCATTATTATGATTCTACGGTTGCACAATATGTTCGTCCGAAGAAAGAATATAAAGTAAAATTATCTGAAGAAGATAAGCAGTTTATTTTTGACGAAACGGAAGCAGATTTAAACAAGTTTGATAAATTAATTGATGAATTAGAACCAAACATGCTTAGATTACCAGTGTTAATCAAGAAATATGTAAAACAGAATGCGAAAGTGATTGCATTTAATGTAGATCCAAATTTTAATGATGCAATCGACGGTTTGATGTATATTCGAGTTTCTGATATTCCTGATTCTACTGTTAAACCTGTTTTAGAAGATATCCAAGCTGAATTAGATCGTAAAATACAATCTGGTAAATTTGATGAGAATCAATAA
- a CDS encoding acyl-CoA thioesterase: protein MTKLYTAKTIVRWSDLDANRHLANASYMNFTSYARIAFLRDFGITMESLAHHEIGPAVLHEDFSFFREAHEGEEIYITIEIGGMSDDGMIFNFKQNLYRKDGTHLCSSDLTGVWFSMTDRKMKIPPTEITEKIKKSFEGQAVKVLTKMDLMRLPKRAQNIDPSLFNI, encoded by the coding sequence ATGACAAAACTTTATACAGCGAAAACCATTGTTCGTTGGTCTGATTTAGATGCTAATAGACATTTAGCCAATGCATCTTATATGAATTTTACTAGTTATGCACGAATCGCATTTTTACGTGATTTTGGCATTACTATGGAGTCATTAGCACATCACGAGATAGGACCTGCAGTTTTACATGAAGATTTTTCTTTCTTTAGAGAAGCCCATGAAGGCGAAGAAATCTATATCACTATAGAAATTGGTGGAATGTCGGATGATGGGATGATTTTTAATTTCAAACAAAATTTATATCGAAAAGACGGAACACATCTTTGTTCATCCGATTTAACTGGTGTTTGGTTTTCTATGACTGATAGAAAAATGAAAATCCCACCTACTGAAATTACAGAAAAAATTAAAAAATCTTTTGAAGGGCAAGCCGTTAAAGTTTTAACGAAAATGGACTTGATGCGTTTACCAAAACGTGCACAAAATATTGACCCTTCATTATTTAATATATAA
- a CDS encoding OmpP1/FadL family transporter: MKKIFLTLALATLSSSAFAGGYRVALQGVRQAALGGNSTTIARDASVAFYNPAGLAFVDAKLSIAAGVFGVKSEAKWQDPQTLNHATTDNGLSTPIYLAVSYKPTDDLAIGLSVTTPFGSSLTWPNDWENRSNITEIELQAFNIQPTIAYKFTDWFSIGAGFIYTHGSATLNKIQTVAGNDIGLELEDKDAHGLGFNIGTMFRPTEKWNVALAYRSNSEANANYGAVRWSNVPTGLSTNPTFQTTEWKTSLPLPSEFVVGTSYKLSPKFELFGEVSWQNWTKYKDLTIVLQNPETGYEQESVSVKNWKDNTIYRIGAEYTFNEMIQGRIGYYHDKSPVPSQFWSSETPSTDNNAFTAGLGFNFKNGFMLDLYGGYVKGKERYIYNVDQDFRGDVKLTAFNFGLGLAYNIK; encoded by the coding sequence ATGAAGAAAATTTTCTTAACATTAGCCTTAGCTACGTTATCGTCTTCAGCTTTTGCTGGAGGATACCGTGTAGCATTACAAGGTGTACGACAAGCTGCACTAGGAGGTAATTCAACTACCATTGCTAGAGACGCAAGTGTGGCATTTTATAATCCAGCTGGTTTAGCATTTGTAGATGCAAAATTAAGTATCGCTGCTGGTGTTTTTGGGGTAAAATCTGAAGCAAAATGGCAAGATCCTCAAACTTTAAATCATGCAACTACAGATAATGGTTTATCAACTCCTATTTATTTAGCTGTAAGTTATAAACCAACGGATGATTTAGCAATCGGGTTAAGTGTTACAACTCCTTTTGGAAGTTCATTAACTTGGCCAAACGATTGGGAAAATCGTTCGAATATTACAGAAATTGAATTACAAGCGTTCAATATTCAACCAACTATTGCATACAAATTTACAGATTGGTTTAGTATCGGTGCAGGATTTATATATACTCACGGTTCTGCTACTTTAAATAAAATACAAACTGTGGCTGGAAACGATATAGGATTAGAGTTAGAAGATAAAGATGCACATGGATTAGGTTTTAACATAGGAACTATGTTCAGACCAACTGAAAAATGGAATGTTGCATTAGCTTATCGTTCAAATTCAGAAGCAAATGCTAATTACGGTGCTGTAAGATGGTCTAATGTGCCAACAGGTTTATCAACAAACCCTACTTTCCAAACAACTGAGTGGAAAACATCTTTACCATTACCATCAGAATTTGTTGTAGGTACTTCGTATAAATTATCTCCAAAATTCGAATTATTTGGTGAGGTTTCTTGGCAAAACTGGACAAAATATAAAGATTTAACAATTGTATTACAAAATCCAGAAACTGGATACGAACAAGAATCTGTATCAGTTAAAAATTGGAAGGACAATACAATTTATCGTATTGGAGCTGAATATACTTTCAACGAAATGATTCAAGGTCGTATTGGATATTATCACGATAAATCTCCAGTTCCTAGCCAATTTTGGTCATCAGAAACTCCAAGTACTGACAATAATGCATTTACTGCCGGTTTAGGATTTAATTTCAAAAATGGATTCATGTTAGATCTTTACGGAGGTTATGTAAAAGGAAAAGAACGCTATATTTATAATGTTGACCAAGATTTCCGCGGAGATGTTAAATTAACAGCTTTCAACTTTGGATTAGGTTTAGCATATAATATCAAATAA
- a CDS encoding DUF6646 family protein produces the protein MKKLLFTAVLALLSLNFANAQAYTGSGDQKVSVGLVPWGYGTGLSAIYDYGISDIISVGGGGEFYFGGKENHDDFYIFGRANFHLGETLNMPSNMDLYPGIDIGFNDGIGLGAHLGFRYLFSDNIGAYIEAGSRGSLGVFINL, from the coding sequence ATGAAGAAATTATTATTTACAGCCGTACTTGCTTTACTTTCATTAAACTTTGCAAATGCACAAGCTTATACAGGAAGTGGAGATCAAAAAGTATCAGTAGGGCTTGTTCCGTGGGGATATGGAACAGGTTTATCAGCAATTTATGACTATGGAATTTCAGATATCATCTCCGTTGGTGGTGGTGGAGAATTCTACTTTGGTGGAAAAGAAAATCATGATGACTTTTACATCTTTGGTCGTGCTAATTTCCATCTAGGTGAAACTTTAAATATGCCTTCTAATATGGATTTATATCCAGGTATTGATATTGGATTTAATGACGGTATTGGTTTAGGAGCTCATTTAGGTTTTAGATATTTATTCAGCGATAATATTGGTGCATATATTGAAGCTGGCTCTAGAGGATCTTTAGGTGTTTTCATCAATTTATAA
- the fbp gene encoding class 1 fructose-bisphosphatase, whose protein sequence is MAQNSHQTLGEFIIDNQEDFIYSTGELSRLLSSIKLATKIVNYKVNKAGLVNILGEYGNENVQGEKQQKLDVFANETFIETLSQREVVCGIASEENEDYIEIKNNRNLVNSKYVVLIDPLDGSSNIDVNVSVGTIFSIYRRVSEPGTPVTLEDFLQPGNKQVAAGYVVYGTSTMLVYTTGNGVNGFTLNPGIGTFYLSHPNLRIPEDGKIYSVNEGNYVKFPQGVKNFIKYCQAEEGNRPYTSRYIGSLCSDFHRNMLKGGIYIYPSGTNNPQGKLRLLYECNPMAFLAEQAGGKASDGHQRILDINPTELHQRVPFFCGSKNLVEKAEEFLANSPE, encoded by the coding sequence ATGGCACAAAATTCACATCAAACTCTTGGCGAGTTCATTATTGACAATCAAGAAGATTTTATCTACTCTACCGGTGAACTTTCTAGATTATTAAGTTCTATCAAATTAGCAACTAAAATTGTTAATTATAAAGTTAACAAAGCAGGATTAGTAAACATATTGGGTGAATATGGTAATGAAAACGTTCAAGGTGAAAAACAACAAAAGTTAGATGTTTTCGCAAACGAAACGTTTATTGAAACTCTATCACAACGTGAAGTAGTTTGTGGAATTGCTTCTGAAGAAAATGAAGATTACATCGAAATTAAAAACAATAGAAATTTAGTAAATAGTAAATACGTTGTATTAATTGATCCTTTAGACGGATCTTCAAACATTGATGTTAATGTTTCTGTTGGTACAATATTCTCTATTTATAGACGTGTATCTGAACCAGGAACACCTGTAACTTTAGAAGATTTTTTACAACCAGGTAATAAACAAGTTGCCGCGGGATATGTTGTTTACGGTACTTCGACTATGTTGGTTTACACAACTGGAAATGGAGTAAACGGATTTACATTAAACCCAGGAATTGGAACATTTTATTTATCTCATCCTAACTTACGTATTCCTGAAGATGGAAAAATTTACTCTGTTAATGAAGGGAACTACGTTAAATTCCCACAAGGAGTTAAAAATTTCATTAAATATTGTCAAGCAGAGGAAGGAAATCGACCATACACTTCTAGATATATCGGATCTTTATGTTCAGATTTTCACCGAAATATGTTAAAAGGTGGAATTTATATTTATCCATCTGGAACTAATAATCCACAAGGTAAATTACGTTTATTATATGAATGTAATCCGATGGCTTTTTTAGCTGAACAAGCTGGTGGTAAAGCTTCTGACGGACATCAAAGAATTTTAGATATTAATCCAACAGAATTACACCAACGTGTTCCATTCTTTTGTGGTTCTAAAAATTTAGTTGAAAAAGCAGAAGAGTTTTTAGCAAACAGCCCTGAATAA
- a CDS encoding universal stress protein: MRKILFPTDFSETANNAFLYALSLAESQDAIVYILHVYELPVINGGLSAGLIQNVYDSVKLGQFENFKDNIPQLRKIAEDNGLGHINMKFILEEGNFLYIMRETIMEENIDFVVMGTTGNTGLEKLIFGSNTINAITSLKVPILSIPNHLKFKGIKNLGFTTVFGEKDKDALYYLCEVAMRHSAHIKCLHVSKDGKYNEKALAAWKEEFKDEPIEFVVEQNPEPAEQVLKFIEQHDIDVLTVVSRNKGFFDKLFSPGFTKKIASKNKVPLFVFHEK; this comes from the coding sequence ATGAGAAAGATATTATTTCCAACAGATTTTTCGGAAACTGCAAACAATGCATTTTTATACGCTTTGAGTTTGGCCGAAAGTCAAGATGCTATTGTATATATCTTACATGTCTATGAATTGCCTGTGATAAATGGTGGATTAAGCGCAGGGTTAATTCAGAATGTATATGATTCAGTAAAATTAGGTCAGTTCGAGAATTTTAAAGATAATATTCCACAATTACGAAAAATTGCTGAGGATAATGGTTTAGGTCATATTAATATGAAGTTTATCTTAGAAGAAGGTAACTTTTTATACATTATGCGTGAGACCATCATGGAAGAAAATATTGATTTTGTTGTGATGGGAACTACGGGTAATACAGGATTGGAAAAATTAATTTTCGGTTCTAATACGATTAATGCCATTACATCTTTAAAGGTTCCTATTTTAAGTATTCCAAATCACTTGAAGTTCAAAGGAATTAAAAATTTAGGTTTTACAACTGTTTTCGGAGAGAAAGACAAGGACGCATTATATTATTTGTGTGAAGTTGCAATGCGACATAGCGCGCATATAAAATGTTTGCATGTTTCTAAAGACGGCAAATACAATGAAAAAGCTTTAGCAGCATGGAAAGAGGAATTTAAAGATGAACCTATTGAGTTTGTCGTTGAACAAAATCCAGAACCAGCTGAACAAGTTTTAAAATTTATTGAGCAACATGATATTGATGTTCTAACGGTTGTGAGTAGAAACAAAGGTTTTTTTGACAAACTATTCTCACCAGGATTCACAAAAAAAATAGCTTCTAAGAATAAAGTTCCATTATTTGTTTTTCATGAGAAGTAA
- a CDS encoding SGNH/GDSL hydrolase family protein, translated as MKKLNKILLAALAVTLFSCDDDFENPVEDFVVTSGTADFSKYVALGNSLTSGYTDNALFISGQTNSYPNILAGLMKPAGGGEFKTPFMQDEIGGFTNLPGFAGKLELQVIDGSLTPLATQGLTALDNISGAGPYQNMGVPGAKSYHLVAPGYGNPAGLAQGLANPYFARFASTATTSVIADAVAQNPTFFSLWIGNNDVLGYAIAGGTGVDQTGNTNPATYGSSDISDANVVKGAINSALQALTANGAKGVIANIPSVTSVPYFTTVPHAPLSPANPSFGPMIPTLNATYAGLNQVFDALGVPERKITFSQSAASAVVIKDKDLPNLQPQITAALTPVIGAAQATLFGITYGQARQATAKDKLVLPSSNYIGKVDTERVQALMQMGLSQEQAGQLSVAGVTYPLEDKWVLSENEVSKAEAAVTKYNAAIFELSRTYDLAIVDVYSQMAKLSTVQGIKYYGNTYTTTFVSGGAFSLDGIHLTGTGYAIVANMFADAINTKYGSNLRHVFPGNYPGIKIP; from the coding sequence ATGAAAAAATTAAACAAAATATTATTAGCTGCATTAGCTGTAACTTTATTTAGTTGTGATGATGATTTTGAAAATCCTGTTGAGGATTTTGTAGTAACATCAGGAACAGCTGATTTTTCTAAATACGTTGCATTAGGTAACTCCTTAACATCTGGTTACACAGATAATGCATTATTTATTTCAGGACAAACAAATTCTTACCCAAATATTTTAGCAGGTTTAATGAAACCAGCAGGGGGTGGAGAATTTAAAACTCCATTCATGCAAGATGAAATTGGTGGATTTACAAATTTACCAGGTTTTGCAGGGAAATTAGAATTACAAGTAATCGACGGGTCTTTAACACCACTTGCTACACAAGGATTAACAGCTTTAGATAACATTTCAGGTGCGGGACCTTACCAAAACATGGGAGTTCCAGGTGCAAAATCTTATCATTTAGTTGCTCCAGGATATGGTAATCCAGCAGGTTTAGCACAAGGTTTAGCTAATCCTTATTTTGCTCGTTTTGCTTCAACTGCAACAACATCTGTTATTGCTGATGCTGTAGCTCAAAATCCAACTTTCTTTTCTTTATGGATTGGAAATAATGATGTGTTAGGATATGCGATCGCTGGAGGAACAGGAGTTGATCAAACAGGAAATACGAATCCAGCAACTTACGGATCATCTGATATTTCAGACGCTAATGTTGTAAAAGGTGCAATTAACTCAGCTTTACAAGCATTAACAGCAAATGGAGCTAAAGGAGTAATTGCTAACATTCCATCGGTAACATCAGTTCCATATTTCACAACAGTGCCTCACGCACCACTTTCACCGGCAAATCCTTCTTTTGGTCCAATGATTCCAACATTGAACGCTACTTATGCAGGATTAAACCAAGTGTTTGATGCGTTAGGAGTACCGGAGCGTAAAATTACTTTCTCTCAATCAGCAGCAAGTGCAGTTGTAATTAAAGATAAAGATTTACCAAACTTACAACCTCAAATTACTGCTGCTTTAACGCCGGTAATTGGAGCAGCTCAAGCTACATTATTTGGTATTACATATGGTCAAGCACGTCAAGCGACAGCTAAAGATAAATTAGTATTACCATCATCTAATTACATCGGAAAAGTTGATACTGAAAGAGTTCAAGCTTTAATGCAAATGGGATTATCTCAAGAGCAAGCGGGACAATTATCTGTAGCTGGAGTTACTTATCCGTTAGAAGATAAATGGGTTTTATCTGAAAATGAAGTTTCTAAAGCTGAAGCTGCAGTTACAAAATACAATGCTGCAATTTTCGAATTATCAAGAACGTATGATTTAGCAATCGTTGATGTTTATTCTCAGATGGCTAAATTATCAACAGTTCAAGGTATTAAATACTACGGAAACACATATACAACTACATTTGTATCTGGTGGTGCATTTTCGTTAGATGGTATTCACTTAACAGGAACTGGATATGCAATTGTTGCTAACATGTTTGCTGATGCTATTAATACAAAATATGGATCTAACCTAAGACATGTATTTCCTGGAAATTACCCAGGTATTAAAATTCCTTAA
- a CDS encoding aspartate kinase produces MKVFKFGGASVKDADGIRNVANLLQTVGYQNTCMIVSAMGKTTNALEEVVKRYFNEDDYTLTINEIEKQHIEIAKEVFEDATDVSTEISQFFNDLTSFLRRNKSPNRSYVYDQVVCCGELISTKILSMYLNSIGLTNEWLDVRDYIKTDSTYREGKVDWKSTENNIAKLPTVGFYITQGFLGSDPNYFTTTLGREGSDYSAAIFAYCTNAESMTIWKDVPGVLNADPRYFEDTELLNHISYEEAIELAYYGASVIHPKTLQPLQQKEIPFFVKSFINPLEPGTAVRKGQPLNPQVPCFILKNEQHLIRLSSKDFSFITEDKLSGLFTKLYQYQIKVNLMQNSAISLSLCLEDKYNNLEQFIQDVEEEFKVQVDENVLLYTIRHFDENSDSVINKDKELLRQTVRETLQIVVKN; encoded by the coding sequence ATGAAGGTTTTCAAATTCGGAGGTGCATCTGTTAAAGATGCTGATGGAATAAGAAATGTAGCAAATTTGTTACAGACGGTAGGGTATCAGAATACTTGTATGATTGTTTCTGCTATGGGAAAAACAACCAATGCATTAGAGGAAGTTGTCAAACGTTATTTTAATGAAGATGATTATACTCTAACTATCAATGAAATTGAAAAACAACATATAGAAATTGCGAAAGAAGTTTTTGAAGATGCTACTGATGTTTCGACAGAAATTAGTCAATTTTTTAATGATTTAACTTCATTTTTAAGAAGAAATAAATCTCCGAATAGAAGTTATGTTTACGATCAAGTTGTTTGTTGTGGTGAGTTAATCTCAACAAAAATATTATCGATGTATTTAAATTCTATCGGATTAACTAATGAATGGTTAGATGTAAGAGATTATATTAAAACAGATAGTACTTATCGTGAAGGTAAAGTGGATTGGAAATCAACAGAGAATAACATTGCAAAATTACCAACAGTTGGGTTTTATATTACGCAAGGTTTCTTAGGTTCAGATCCAAACTATTTTACAACAACTTTAGGTCGTGAAGGGTCAGATTATTCTGCAGCAATTTTTGCTTATTGTACAAATGCAGAAAGTATGACAATTTGGAAAGATGTACCAGGTGTTTTAAATGCAGATCCACGTTATTTTGAAGATACAGAATTGTTAAATCATATTTCTTATGAGGAAGCAATCGAATTAGCTTATTACGGAGCATCTGTAATTCACCCAAAAACATTACAACCATTACAACAAAAAGAAATTCCATTTTTTGTTAAATCTTTCATTAATCCATTAGAACCAGGAACAGCTGTAAGAAAAGGGCAACCTTTAAATCCTCAAGTTCCATGTTTTATCTTAAAGAATGAACAACATTTAATACGTTTATCATCTAAGGATTTCTCGTTTATCACAGAAGATAAATTAAGTGGATTATTTACCAAATTGTACCAATACCAAATTAAGGTTAATTTAATGCAGAACTCTGCAATTTCATTGTCTTTATGTTTAGAGGATAAGTACAATAATTTAGAGCAATTTATTCAAGATGTAGAAGAAGAGTTTAAAGTTCAGGTGGATGAAAATGTGTTATTATACACAATTCGTCACTTTGACGAAAATTCAGATTCTGTTATCAATAAGGATAAAGAATTATTACGTCAAACAGTTCGTGAGACGTTACAAATCGTTGTTAAAAATTAA